A region from the Brevibacterium paucivorans genome encodes:
- a CDS encoding ABC transporter ATP-binding protein, whose amino-acid sequence MNELTIQNVSCRRGKTQILHNVSIKPCQPGSVTAVVGPNGAGKSTFLRCVAGLEKNYRPAHPEEILYLPQDPPPPSSLSVFESVLVAHQQGKSGIGHLRVTHSARCRVQEVIERLGLVEFANRAMDQLSGGQRQLVSLAQAVVRKPSVLLLDEPSSALDLRNQLVLLDHVLTFAREQPAVVIVAIHDLSHAARFADNVVVLHQGSVHSEGPGRDVITPPMLRDVYRVHSRVDSCPDGGLSIDVSKAL is encoded by the coding sequence ATGAACGAACTGACGATCCAAAACGTTTCGTGCAGACGCGGAAAGACTCAGATTCTTCACAACGTCAGCATCAAACCATGTCAGCCCGGATCTGTCACGGCTGTTGTTGGGCCCAACGGCGCAGGAAAGTCGACGTTCTTACGTTGTGTGGCAGGTTTGGAAAAGAACTACCGTCCCGCACATCCGGAAGAGATCTTGTACCTTCCACAAGATCCGCCTCCTCCATCGTCGCTGTCAGTTTTTGAATCCGTTTTAGTTGCGCACCAACAAGGAAAATCCGGTATTGGGCATCTTCGCGTTACTCATTCTGCGCGTTGTCGCGTTCAGGAGGTCATTGAACGTTTAGGTCTAGTTGAATTTGCCAACCGTGCAATGGACCAACTTTCTGGTGGCCAGCGACAACTAGTAAGCCTTGCGCAAGCTGTCGTGAGAAAACCTTCCGTTCTCTTGCTTGATGAGCCAAGCAGTGCGCTCGACTTGCGAAATCAACTCGTCTTGCTCGACCACGTACTGACTTTCGCGCGAGAGCAACCTGCCGTGGTGATCGTCGCAATCCACGATTTAAGCCATGCTGCCCGCTTCGCCGACAACGTGGTAGTGCTTCATCAAGGATCGGTGCATTCAGAAGGACCGGGCCGCGATGTCATCACACCCCCGATGCTCAGAGATGTCTACCGAGTGCACTCTCGTGTGGATAGTTGCCCTGACGGTGGCCTAAGCATCGACGTTTCTAAAGCCCTCTAA
- a CDS encoding geranylgeranyl reductase family protein: protein MADFDVIVVGAGPGGSAAATHLARGGLRVALVEKAGFPRDKICGDALTPRAVRELGYLGFENPGWHENRGLRLFGGGHRVELEWPRVSGMPNYGLTAPRVVLDEALARHAQSSGAHLFENTQVTEAFFENGWVAGVYAEVTDDRGRRTGERVTFRAPLVVAADGVSSRTAVKMGIRKRDDRPMGVAVRTYFESPRHDDDFIESWLELRADAGSGGSGEPLPGYGWLFPLGDGTINVGLGMLNTSPDFRSVDYKKTLHRWVGSVGQRWGIDPDAALTDAKSAALPMAFNRTPHFKDGVMLVGDAAGMVNTFNGEGIDYAMESARIAADIVVTHHGYPTGAWKSAVSAYPAIVREAYGSYVTMGRAFANLIGHPQIMKLGLKYGMSSSTLMKFVVKLFANVYEERSGKDILDHVIAGLERVVPATSNETGMGT, encoded by the coding sequence GTGGCTGACTTTGACGTCATTGTTGTAGGTGCCGGCCCGGGTGGTTCAGCGGCTGCCACACATTTGGCCCGAGGTGGGTTACGTGTGGCGCTGGTAGAAAAGGCCGGTTTCCCGCGCGACAAGATTTGTGGTGACGCGCTGACCCCGCGGGCGGTGCGTGAGCTGGGGTATCTAGGTTTTGAGAACCCGGGGTGGCACGAGAATCGGGGCCTGCGCCTGTTTGGTGGCGGGCACCGGGTGGAGCTCGAATGGCCGCGCGTGTCCGGCATGCCCAACTACGGGCTCACCGCCCCTCGCGTTGTTTTGGATGAAGCCTTGGCCCGTCACGCACAGTCCAGCGGTGCGCACCTATTTGAGAACACGCAGGTGACGGAGGCGTTCTTTGAAAACGGTTGGGTTGCTGGCGTCTATGCGGAAGTGACTGATGACCGAGGTCGTCGAACGGGGGAGCGGGTGACGTTCCGGGCGCCATTGGTAGTTGCGGCTGACGGGGTATCGTCCAGGACCGCGGTGAAAATGGGTATCCGGAAGCGTGACGACCGGCCCATGGGTGTCGCGGTGCGCACGTACTTCGAGTCCCCGCGCCATGACGACGACTTCATCGAATCGTGGCTCGAACTACGAGCAGACGCAGGCAGTGGGGGCAGTGGTGAACCGCTGCCCGGTTATGGGTGGCTGTTTCCCCTGGGTGACGGCACGATCAACGTGGGACTGGGCATGCTGAACACGTCCCCCGATTTCCGTAGCGTGGACTACAAGAAGACACTGCACCGGTGGGTGGGGTCCGTGGGTCAACGCTGGGGCATCGACCCCGACGCGGCGCTCACAGACGCGAAGAGCGCTGCATTACCTATGGCATTTAACCGCACACCGCACTTCAAAGACGGAGTCATGCTGGTGGGGGATGCCGCGGGAATGGTGAACACATTTAACGGCGAAGGCATCGACTATGCAATGGAGTCGGCACGCATTGCAGCCGATATTGTGGTGACCCACCACGGCTACCCAACCGGGGCGTGGAAGTCGGCGGTGAGTGCGTACCCGGCGATCGTGCGGGAAGCGTACGGGTCGTATGTGACGATGGGTCGAGCGTTCGCAAACCTGATCGGACATCCCCAGATCATGAAACTGGGGCTAAAGTACGGTATGAGCAGTTCCACGCTGATGAAGTTTGTGGTGAAACTGTTTGCAAACGTGTACGAAGAACGTTCCGGCAAGGACATCCTCGACCACGTCATTGCAGGCCTTGAACGGGTGGTGCCTGCAACAAGCAACGAAACAGGAATGGGGACATGA
- a CDS encoding FAD-dependent oxidoreductase gives MNRPLRVAIVGAGPAGIYAADLFTKAERDFEVSIDLFERLPAPFGLVRYGVAPDHPRIKGITNALVKILDRGDIRLFCNVDFGSDIHLEDLQKLYDVVIFSTGCFIDANLRIPGVELPRSYGAAEFVNWYDSHPDVSQEWPLDQKSVAVIGNGNVALDVARMLAKQADDLLTTEIPDHVYQGLKKSQVTDVHVFGRRGPAQAKFTPLEIRELGQVKDVDIIVYPEDFEFDEGSMKSIKESNQVKQVTKTLTDFTLREPTGAKRRLHLHFLHSPVSILGDEETGVTGLRTERQELDGTGNVTGTGEFHDWDVTAVYRAVGYFGTPLPQLPFDARKGVITNVEGRVVDGESQMTADEAPVVPGVYVTGWIKRGPVGLIGHTKGDALETIGHVITDFVEGKLPEPDDASEDAIVELLKGRGVGFIDWEGIHRLEAAERAFGAPHGRERIKVATREGMLAAAREAVSNEE, from the coding sequence ATGAATCGACCACTTCGCGTAGCAATTGTGGGCGCAGGGCCGGCGGGAATCTACGCCGCTGATCTGTTTACAAAGGCAGAGCGCGATTTTGAGGTCAGCATTGATTTGTTCGAACGCCTCCCAGCACCGTTCGGTTTGGTGCGCTACGGAGTTGCTCCTGACCACCCGCGAATCAAGGGAATCACCAACGCATTGGTGAAGATTCTTGACCGTGGGGATATTCGCCTGTTCTGCAACGTGGATTTTGGATCCGACATCCACTTGGAAGACCTGCAGAAGCTCTACGACGTGGTGATCTTCTCAACGGGTTGTTTCATTGACGCGAACTTGCGCATTCCGGGTGTTGAACTGCCTCGGTCCTATGGGGCAGCAGAGTTCGTCAACTGGTATGACTCACACCCAGATGTGTCCCAGGAGTGGCCGCTAGATCAGAAGAGCGTGGCTGTCATTGGTAACGGAAACGTGGCGTTGGACGTGGCGCGCATGCTGGCCAAGCAAGCTGATGACTTGTTGACGACCGAGATTCCTGATCATGTGTATCAAGGGTTGAAGAAGTCCCAGGTGACGGATGTGCATGTGTTTGGACGCCGTGGGCCTGCGCAGGCTAAGTTCACGCCACTGGAGATCCGTGAGCTGGGCCAGGTAAAGGACGTGGACATCATTGTGTACCCGGAGGACTTTGAGTTCGACGAAGGGTCAATGAAGTCGATCAAGGAGTCCAACCAGGTCAAGCAGGTGACCAAGACGCTCACCGACTTCACGCTCCGTGAACCAACTGGAGCCAAGCGTCGCCTGCACTTGCACTTCTTGCACTCGCCCGTTTCGATTCTGGGTGACGAGGAGACTGGAGTCACTGGCCTGCGTACCGAGCGCCAGGAGCTGGACGGTACCGGCAACGTGACCGGAACCGGTGAGTTCCACGACTGGGACGTGACCGCGGTGTACCGCGCGGTTGGATACTTTGGAACGCCTCTGCCACAGCTTCCGTTTGATGCCCGTAAGGGTGTGATCACCAACGTTGAAGGTCGCGTGGTGGACGGCGAGAGCCAGATGACTGCGGATGAAGCGCCGGTTGTGCCGGGTGTGTATGTCACGGGGTGGATCAAGCGTGGCCCGGTGGGGCTCATTGGTCACACCAAGGGTGACGCACTGGAAACGATTGGGCATGTGATTACCGACTTTGTCGAAGGGAAACTGCCGGAGCCAGACGACGCGTCCGAGGACGCGATTGTTGAGTTGCTGAAGGGTCGGGGAGTGGGCTTCATCGACTGGGAAGGTATCCACCGGCTTGAGGCGGCGGAGCGCGCATTCGGTGCCCCGCACGGCCGCGAACGTATCAAGGTAGCGACTCGTGAAGGCATGCTCGCGGCCGCCCGTGAAGCAGTGTCGAACGAGGAGTAG
- the rarD gene encoding EamA family transporter RarD, with protein sequence MNAHPNNEPNTPEPNQGIPDDEQARRKAGLLFGLGAYLMWGALPLFFTIIQPAGPLEILAHRIVWSLFFCLILLLLARGFPRLWRLLRTPRILGLLTLAAITVAINWFIFVLGVDIGRVVEVSLGYYINPLISVLLGVLFLKEKLRPLQWLAMGIGAVAVVVIAVGNGRFPLLGVGVALSFGLYGLIKKRVGSRAGALEAMTIETIVLFIPSLVYVLYLVSQGQSQFETNGPLHVILMLCLGPVTAIPLILFGSAASRIPLSWVGMLQYVTPTMQFITGVIIMGEHMTPSRWAGFGIIWVTVVLVCVDGVMAARRRRRLR encoded by the coding sequence GTGAACGCGCACCCAAACAACGAACCAAACACCCCGGAACCAAACCAAGGCATCCCGGATGACGAACAGGCCCGCCGAAAGGCCGGCCTCCTTTTTGGCCTCGGCGCGTACCTCATGTGGGGAGCCCTGCCCCTGTTCTTCACGATCATCCAACCGGCAGGCCCACTGGAAATCCTGGCCCACCGAATCGTCTGGTCGCTGTTCTTCTGCCTGATCCTGCTCCTGCTCGCACGCGGTTTCCCCCGCCTGTGGCGCCTGTTGCGCACCCCGCGCATCCTAGGACTCCTCACCTTGGCGGCGATCACCGTTGCCATCAACTGGTTCATTTTCGTCTTAGGCGTGGACATCGGCCGCGTGGTTGAAGTCTCCCTGGGCTACTACATCAACCCTCTGATCTCCGTGCTCTTGGGCGTGCTGTTCCTGAAAGAAAAACTCCGCCCACTCCAGTGGCTAGCCATGGGAATCGGCGCGGTCGCCGTCGTGGTTATCGCGGTAGGCAACGGCCGGTTCCCCCTCCTGGGCGTGGGCGTCGCCTTGTCGTTTGGCCTCTACGGCCTTATCAAGAAACGTGTGGGTAGCCGCGCCGGAGCTCTCGAAGCGATGACCATCGAAACGATCGTCTTGTTCATCCCGTCCCTGGTCTACGTCCTCTACCTGGTCTCACAGGGGCAGTCGCAGTTCGAAACCAACGGCCCACTGCACGTCATCCTCATGCTCTGTCTGGGTCCCGTCACCGCGATCCCGCTGATCCTGTTCGGAAGCGCGGCTTCACGCATCCCGCTGTCCTGGGTGGGCATGTTGCAATACGTGACCCCCACCATGCAGTTCATCACGGGAGTCATCATCATGGGTGAGCACATGACACCGTCGCGGTGGGCAGGGTTCGGCATCATCTGGGTGACCGTGGTGCTGGTATGTGTGGACGGCGTGATGGCCGCCCGCCGTAGGCGCCGGCTCCGCTAA
- a CDS encoding ABC transporter substrate-binding protein yields MTQSKHSSIRTIIATIVALVLTLTACSPQKSADSATGTQTLTDALGRTVEIPKNPDRILLGGQRELYTTAILNPDNPLDKIVAWPNDLLENDPDTYHAYAEKFPKLKEIQTTGEIWDNSFSLEQALQTRPQVFVISASSFKAAEEAGIISGFEKAGIPTVVIDYFVEPIKNTVPSIRIMGQLFGQQQRAEEFVKFYESKIKNVTDTLERTKPQEQRVFLWRAPGYFDCCQTFKESNLAKIVTAAGGKNLGDNLLSSQQGTLSPEAVAKAAPDVVIATGANWSSESSPAKPGTYVPLGYSADPKSVAQEWKTVLEKQTVINQVQAVKNKRAYVAWHHFYDSPYNFLAVEWFAQAIHPREFADLEPERDFQELHTRFLPVDANGTFWTGLP; encoded by the coding sequence ATGACACAATCAAAACACTCGTCCATCAGGACCATCATCGCCACTATTGTGGCCCTCGTTCTTACCCTCACGGCCTGCTCACCACAGAAATCGGCCGATTCGGCTACCGGCACCCAAACACTGACCGACGCGCTTGGTCGAACCGTCGAAATACCTAAGAACCCCGACCGAATTCTGCTTGGTGGACAGCGGGAGTTGTACACCACGGCCATCCTTAACCCGGACAATCCCCTCGACAAGATCGTCGCTTGGCCCAATGATTTGCTTGAAAATGACCCCGACACTTACCACGCATACGCCGAAAAGTTTCCAAAGCTCAAAGAGATACAGACGACAGGCGAAATCTGGGACAACTCATTTTCACTTGAGCAAGCATTGCAAACCCGACCGCAAGTTTTCGTTATCAGCGCTTCAAGCTTTAAAGCCGCTGAAGAAGCAGGCATCATCAGCGGTTTCGAAAAGGCTGGAATCCCAACCGTCGTCATTGACTACTTTGTTGAACCAATCAAGAACACCGTGCCAAGCATCCGGATCATGGGTCAACTGTTTGGACAGCAACAGCGCGCTGAAGAATTCGTCAAGTTCTACGAAAGCAAAATCAAGAATGTCACCGACACGTTGGAACGCACAAAGCCTCAGGAACAACGCGTTTTTCTATGGCGCGCCCCAGGCTACTTTGACTGTTGCCAAACCTTTAAAGAGTCTAACCTCGCAAAAATTGTCACGGCAGCAGGAGGCAAGAATCTAGGTGACAACCTGCTCAGTAGCCAGCAGGGCACCCTTTCGCCAGAAGCAGTAGCAAAAGCGGCACCCGATGTCGTCATTGCAACAGGAGCAAACTGGTCAAGCGAGTCAAGCCCCGCAAAGCCGGGCACGTATGTTCCTCTCGGATATTCAGCAGACCCGAAGAGCGTAGCCCAAGAGTGGAAAACGGTACTTGAAAAGCAGACTGTCATCAACCAAGTTCAAGCGGTGAAAAACAAGCGCGCGTATGTTGCGTGGCATCACTTCTACGACTCCCCATACAACTTCCTTGCCGTCGAATGGTTTGCACAAGCGATTCATCCACGCGAGTTCGCGGACCTAGAGCCCGAACGAGACTTCCAAGAGCTACACACACGTTTTCTCCCCGTTGACGCAAACGGAACGTTCTGGACAGGTCTACCGTGA
- a CDS encoding FecCD family ABC transporter permease, with protein MILHSRTATEQGASVHAHIRSTQRRLGVLGLLAALLIVVGCADAWIGGAPMPAEAFFHALISPATSEKIDTQIVWDVRLPMTATAITCGAALAMSGAQMQTTLGNPLAEPYTLGIASAASFGASLAVVTGFGSTALGSVLGVAGSAWVFAIIGYGIILGIAKLRGPSAESMILVGIAIVFFFDALLALMQYMASVVELEQVVFWTLGSLTRATWPQIALMGVMLTIGGFFFVSKAWTLTAFRMGDDRARSMGIPVERTRSQALLVASLLAATAVSMAGTIGFIGLIGPHIARTLVGEDQRFFLPASTMTGALLLTSASMVAKIIQPGVILPVGIITAVVGVPVFLTLILSRRRKVWS; from the coding sequence GTGATTCTTCATAGCAGAACAGCAACTGAACAGGGCGCTTCGGTACATGCTCATATTCGCTCTACACAACGACGTTTGGGCGTCCTCGGTCTGCTTGCCGCACTTCTTATTGTTGTTGGATGTGCAGATGCTTGGATTGGGGGCGCCCCAATGCCCGCCGAGGCATTTTTCCATGCGCTGATAAGTCCCGCGACCAGCGAAAAAATCGATACCCAAATCGTTTGGGATGTGCGCTTGCCCATGACCGCAACAGCAATAACCTGCGGCGCCGCCTTGGCGATGTCCGGAGCACAGATGCAAACAACCTTAGGAAATCCCCTGGCAGAGCCGTACACGCTCGGCATCGCCTCGGCGGCAAGTTTTGGCGCATCATTGGCGGTAGTCACGGGATTTGGTTCTACCGCACTTGGGTCAGTCCTGGGCGTCGCAGGATCCGCTTGGGTATTCGCCATTATTGGCTATGGCATCATCCTGGGAATCGCAAAACTACGCGGCCCGAGCGCCGAAAGCATGATTCTTGTGGGAATCGCCATCGTGTTCTTTTTTGACGCACTCCTGGCCCTCATGCAGTACATGGCATCCGTTGTTGAACTTGAGCAGGTCGTCTTTTGGACGCTTGGCAGCTTGACCCGTGCGACATGGCCACAAATCGCACTCATGGGAGTCATGCTGACGATTGGGGGATTCTTTTTTGTCTCAAAGGCGTGGACACTGACCGCCTTCCGAATGGGAGACGATCGCGCCCGCTCGATGGGCATACCTGTAGAACGCACACGCTCTCAGGCCCTACTAGTAGCTTCGTTATTAGCTGCGACCGCAGTATCTATGGCCGGAACAATTGGTTTTATCGGGTTGATTGGCCCTCATATAGCCCGGACTTTGGTAGGCGAAGATCAGCGATTCTTCTTGCCTGCTTCAACCATGACTGGCGCATTGCTTCTTACCTCTGCATCGATGGTGGCAAAAATCATTCAGCCCGGAGTGATTCTACCCGTGGGAATCATTACAGCCGTTGTAGGTGTACCCGTCTTTCTCACCTTGATTTTGAGCCGAAGAAGAAAGGTTTGGTCATGA
- a CDS encoding polyprenyl synthetase family protein, which produces MTSTSTPKNHGRLALDAVGGSLSDDVSNMLVDELQKVETVLDASVSQTSAFADETSHHLMRAGGKRVRPMLVLLCSLLGDGVSPRVHTAAAAVELVHLASLYHDDVMDEAPKRRGALSAHEKWGNNVAILTGDLLFARASQLSLEVGAEAMQVQAETFERLVLGQLHEFVGATESDDSIEHYLSVLADKTGSLISASCQFGVIASNGPAELRPVVKEYGEAVGVAFQLADDVIDLTVDGKDSGKTPGTDLREGVATLPVLLARKAAEAGDESAAEVVAKVDSDLTEDAALEEARQALAGHQVLEQTRAEARAWADRAVEALAPLPDGEIKDALSTFAYGTVERAR; this is translated from the coding sequence ATGACAAGCACCTCGACGCCAAAGAATCACGGGCGACTCGCGCTTGATGCTGTGGGCGGGTCTCTGTCCGACGACGTGTCGAACATGCTTGTCGACGAACTCCAGAAAGTCGAAACGGTCCTTGACGCCTCGGTGAGTCAGACCTCGGCCTTTGCTGACGAAACCTCCCACCACCTCATGCGGGCCGGAGGAAAACGCGTACGCCCCATGCTGGTTTTGCTGTGCTCACTTTTGGGCGATGGAGTTTCACCCCGCGTGCATACGGCAGCGGCCGCGGTGGAACTGGTCCACTTGGCCAGCCTGTACCACGACGACGTTATGGACGAAGCCCCCAAACGCAGGGGCGCGCTGTCTGCCCACGAAAAATGGGGTAACAACGTCGCGATTCTGACCGGCGACTTGCTGTTTGCCCGAGCTTCGCAGCTGAGCCTGGAAGTGGGCGCAGAAGCCATGCAGGTGCAGGCCGAAACGTTTGAGCGCCTGGTCCTGGGGCAGTTGCACGAATTTGTAGGAGCCACCGAATCGGACGATTCGATTGAGCACTACCTGTCAGTCCTGGCCGACAAAACGGGGTCCCTGATTTCTGCGTCGTGCCAGTTCGGAGTGATCGCGTCTAACGGGCCAGCCGAGTTGCGCCCGGTTGTGAAAGAGTACGGCGAGGCCGTGGGGGTCGCGTTCCAGCTTGCTGACGACGTCATCGACCTCACTGTAGACGGAAAGGACTCGGGGAAGACCCCGGGTACTGACCTGCGTGAAGGGGTGGCAACGCTGCCTGTTCTGTTGGCGCGCAAGGCGGCAGAAGCCGGGGATGAGTCCGCCGCCGAGGTCGTCGCCAAGGTGGACTCCGACCTCACCGAAGATGCGGCGCTCGAAGAAGCCCGCCAAGCTTTGGCCGGACACCAGGTGCTTGAACAGACCCGGGCAGAAGCGCGCGCATGGGCCGACCGTGCGGTAGAAGCATTGGCCCCGTTGCCCGACGGCGAAATCAAGGACGCACTTTCTACCTTCGCATACGGGACGGTTGAGCGGGCGCGGTGA
- a CDS encoding demethylmenaquinone methyltransferase → MSRAHLDKQKSDVASMFDAVAQRYDLTNDAMTFGLSRWWRVENTRSVDPQPGEKILDLAAGTGSSSVPYAQVGAHVIAGDISEGMLEVGRKRHPDIEFVYADALDLPFEDNEFDAVTITYGFRNVQDPARALSQMLRVLKPGGRLIITEFSTPTFAPFSKLYKQYIMRALPAVAKVVSSNPEAYVYLAESIREWPAQLDLSYMIRDAGFDQVKYRNLTGGIVAIHHAVKPGAIQPGGQS, encoded by the coding sequence ATGAGCCGCGCCCACTTAGATAAACAGAAATCGGACGTCGCATCGATGTTTGACGCCGTTGCCCAACGCTACGACCTCACGAACGATGCCATGACGTTCGGTTTGTCGCGGTGGTGGCGCGTGGAAAACACGCGGTCGGTGGACCCGCAACCGGGTGAAAAGATCCTGGACTTGGCAGCCGGTACGGGGTCTAGTTCCGTTCCGTATGCCCAGGTTGGCGCGCACGTCATTGCCGGCGATATCTCTGAAGGCATGTTGGAAGTGGGGCGCAAACGCCACCCGGACATTGAGTTTGTGTATGCGGACGCGCTGGACCTGCCGTTTGAAGACAACGAATTCGACGCCGTGACCATCACCTACGGGTTCCGCAACGTGCAGGATCCCGCGCGTGCGTTGTCCCAGATGCTGCGGGTGCTCAAACCGGGTGGGCGGCTGATCATCACGGAGTTTTCCACGCCCACGTTTGCGCCGTTCTCAAAGTTGTACAAGCAGTACATCATGCGCGCGCTTCCCGCTGTGGCCAAAGTCGTGTCCTCCAACCCGGAAGCGTACGTGTACTTGGCGGAGTCGATCCGCGAATGGCCCGCGCAGTTGGACCTGTCGTACATGATTCGCGACGCTGGCTTTGACCAGGTTAAATACCGCAACCTCACGGGTGGGATCGTTGCGATCCACCACGCTGTTAAACCGGGGGCTATTCAACCGGGAGGCCAGTCGTAA
- the solA gene encoding N-methyl-L-tryptophan oxidase, producing MVATDFDIAVIGLGAMGSMALWQITRLAPHDSIVGIERFEPGHDRGSSHGGSRIFRRTVFEGSHYVPLARRALELWDELDKSSTSQLRIQTGGLTIGAANSDFLNDAQRAAHAGGAEVELLSREELRARFPQHALFSDDCGLFEPNACVLHPEHSIRAAVESATRAGATLLTDAHVTSLTARKSHCVISTSTHTITARRVIVAAGAWSTQLLPDEHMPIRVQRTVPVHFRTSADRTHDYGPQHFPLFIRDSHQINLWGIPDVDGQGVKIGVKNAQKPWLTEVEHNWTPARPSDIAPAIEACAQAIPELADAQTSGHPCMNARTPDGQFIVGPAQNYPNTTVLAGFGGQGFKYAPAIGELGALLALDSSTETDISAFSPKRLRHLRWSTPATPLFQPTEA from the coding sequence ATGGTCGCAACTGATTTTGATATCGCCGTAATAGGGCTTGGTGCAATGGGATCCATGGCGCTGTGGCAGATCACTCGCTTAGCACCGCACGATTCCATCGTTGGAATCGAAAGGTTCGAACCGGGCCATGACAGGGGATCTTCTCACGGAGGATCGCGAATTTTCCGACGCACTGTATTCGAAGGGTCCCACTATGTCCCTCTCGCACGTCGCGCACTCGAGCTGTGGGACGAGCTCGACAAGTCATCCACTTCACAGTTGCGCATTCAGACTGGCGGCTTGACCATCGGTGCTGCCAATAGCGATTTTCTGAATGACGCTCAACGAGCTGCCCACGCAGGCGGAGCAGAAGTGGAGTTACTCAGTCGCGAGGAATTACGCGCGAGATTCCCTCAACATGCGCTCTTTTCAGACGACTGCGGCCTGTTTGAACCGAACGCCTGCGTGCTTCATCCCGAGCACAGCATTCGGGCCGCCGTTGAATCTGCTACGCGTGCAGGCGCCACATTGTTAACCGACGCACACGTCACTTCTCTGACTGCACGGAAATCACACTGCGTTATCAGCACGTCAACCCACACCATAACTGCCCGGCGCGTCATCGTAGCCGCGGGCGCATGGAGCACACAGCTCCTCCCAGACGAACACATGCCGATTCGGGTACAACGAACTGTCCCAGTTCACTTCCGCACATCGGCCGATCGTACACATGATTACGGCCCACAACACTTTCCGCTCTTTATCCGCGACAGCCACCAAATCAACTTGTGGGGAATTCCCGACGTTGACGGCCAGGGAGTCAAGATCGGCGTAAAGAACGCCCAAAAACCGTGGCTCACCGAGGTCGAACACAACTGGACACCTGCCCGCCCCTCCGATATCGCCCCTGCGATCGAGGCATGCGCCCAAGCTATTCCAGAACTCGCAGATGCACAGACTTCGGGGCATCCATGCATGAATGCACGAACACCAGACGGCCAATTCATCGTCGGTCCAGCACAGAACTACCCGAACACCACGGTTCTGGCAGGGTTTGGCGGTCAAGGGTTCAAGTATGCCCCCGCTATCGGCGAACTTGGCGCTCTCCTTGCTTTGGATAGCTCAACTGAGACCGACATCTCGGCATTCTCACCCAAACGTCTGCGCCACCTTCGCTGGAGCACACCCGCAACACCGTTATTCCAACCAACCGAGGCATGA